CACTTGTTTTCCACTGAAAATGGCAAATTCTTCCCAGGGCCCTCCTCATAGTGGCTCCTACGGACCACAGAGGTTGTGAACCTCCGGACGCTGTGGCCCAACATAGCGCTGCTGGAAGCTCTGCGAAAGGCGCAGACTGAGGATGGATGAAATGGCTGCACCTCACCAAGACCTTGTTTTCACGACCTTGTTCCCCCGTGCTCAAGGACCGAAAGCTGGTTAAGCACTTTCTTTGAAAGTGACCCTGTAAGCAGATATTTGGAAGTATTACTCTTACTCCTTATTGACCTTGCCATTGATATGGCTGGTCATTTAGAATAGCTGACATTAAACTTCAGTTCCAATTCCAAGAGGCTACAATAAAAAATGCTGAAGTCATATAGTTTGGgcccaaaataaaatgtaaacagtcTCTGCATCTCCGTGTTGTAGACTCTGATATACAGCACTTTTAATTATATTGCCAACtcactctatttctttttaaCCTCTGTTCCTTCCAGACGACCCCCTAATTCCTGCCAACCACCTGACTCTACCTCATTCCAACAGTTCCCAGCCACCTGTCTCTCCACTCCTTCATTCCATCTGCCATAAAGCAGGCTCTGCAAACAGTCATTAAAATCTTTAGAGATGCCATCTGCTGCCTAGTATTGTCTGTGAATCATTTGAggttttaaatattacatttgcaCTGTGTGACCTGGGACCTCTGAAAAACTGACTCAACTAATTTAACATCACAATTATCATCACGGCCTAGAGGACTACAACATCCAAATAGTATTTCACTAGTAAGAGCGATGGCTTTTAAAAGAGTGAAATAGACTCTTTCCTTATCATCCAATGAAACCCATCATCCAATGAAACCCAACCCTGGATCAAAGATTCTGGAAGATACTACCGTCTTTAAGTTTGACTTAAACCAATTAAGAGCTAAAAATGTAGCcaacattcaaaataaattacttagTGACATTGAATGTTGAAGATAGTTGAATAGGAACATGGATAGATGAGTAATAGAAAATGCATAGTACATTGTAGGTTTAGCAGAAAGTGATTAAAGATAATCATTGTAACATCTAGAAATTAattaaagaagtgaaaataaacattttttgtccATTCTTTTACTAAATAACAAAGAGTTGTTTAGTCCCTCCATTTAGcactattatttttctaataattataaatttagagtatatttgatataaatatttaattctcaAGATTAAATCATATTATcaaaaatatgtatcaaaattatttacataattatatgaAGTTCTAAACTGTTTAAATGATTTAAAGGgtatgtattttgtatgtatctaatcattttatttcttctaaaatgatTTATGAGTATGTAATTTTTTCAAAGATGTTatcattttataaagtaaataataagGTAATATAAAGGCTTCCAAAATCAAAGTACATGTTCCATATCACTTTCAACAACACAGTAGTATCTGTAATTAAGTCCTAAAACTTGATAGAATAACCCTGTACCACCACCTGCTGTTGGaaacaaaaagtttaatttcATATGTTCAACTTATAGCTATGTATAAGCTTGGTGCTAGGTATAAATCTTGATGCTAGGTATAAATCTTCATGGGGATAAAGcaacattatcattattatggCATCTATGGATTTTAAGGCTTCGACATAATTTTTTGAGCATGTATGTAGATTTTTAAGTATACTGATTCTGCAAAGGAGGAAAGCAAGAAGTGGAACCAAACAAATAAAgccaaatcaaataaataaacacttgCAATTTGAGTACTCTGCAGCACTTTAGGAAGAAGAGAActtcatttttctgcctcagaaTCCCTAcagtttttattcttaataatttCATATACTATCATGATTATTCCTGTGTATATTTATCACTGTTAACAGATAATTATCAATGTTTAATGCAAAGGGAAAAATGGCCTTTTCCATCAGGATAAACCTGTATTTGAATGCCAGCCCTTCTACTTGTTAGCTTTGAGCTCAGTCCAATTATTTAGCTTCTCTGAACACCAGgccaaagactttttaaaaattaagatatacaCATTGATCTTATAGGGttttatgagatttttaaatattatatgtaaagtACCTGGGATACATATTAAGCACTGAATAAATGGTATCTctgattacattatttttaattccataaCATTTGTATCTGTCACTAAAATCTCAAATCTGGAAAGTTCAAATCTGATCAGACCACGGACAGGTGTTAGAGAGATCATAAGAAGACATAAGAAaacttatatttgaaataaatatagagAGTGAGACTTGAGTCAGACACTCAACCAAACTTGATAGAAATATCAAATCTATAGTAAGTAATCTTTACAGTTTCAGTCAGCAATCCAACTGGGGATCATCTTGACAAGGAGGTTAGGAGAGGAGCATAGACAGTCCAAACATATGTTCTTGAACATATGCAGACTCATCTGATGAAGGTCTTTAGAAAGCTTGAAT
This sequence is a window from Theropithecus gelada isolate Dixy chromosome 11, Tgel_1.0, whole genome shotgun sequence. Protein-coding genes within it:
- the LOC112635225 gene encoding cytochrome c oxidase subunit 7C, mitochondrial-like; the encoded protein is MLGHSVRRFTTSVVRRSHYEEGPGKNLPFSVENKWALLVKMCLYFGSAFAAPFLIVRHQLLKQ